One window of the Sciurus carolinensis chromosome 8, mSciCar1.2, whole genome shotgun sequence genome contains the following:
- the LOC124991524 gene encoding translation initiation factor IF-2-like, giving the protein MRSAAKGAGRTGHAAPSPDPARAGGRGRPRGGPAGGRPAGSSPRRPARIKPRARPRARAPAEAAAPGPPFRRAPGSPGMRETPNPGAGRDQGAAAPPTHTSAGAGPRERPPGMKRFPVPSR; this is encoded by the coding sequence ATGAGGAGCGCGGCGAAGGGGGCCGGACGGACAGGCCATGCTGCCCCCTCCCCCGACCCCGctcgggcgggcgggcggggacGGCCGAGGGGAGGGCCCGCCGGGGGCCGACCTGCCGGCTCCTCCCCCCGCCGCCCTGCGCGCATAAAGCCCCGCGCTCGCCCGCGCGCCCGGGCGCCCGCGGAGGCGGCGGCGCCGGGACCCCCTTTCCGCCGGGCTCCCGGGTCCCCCGGGATGAGAGAGACCCCGAATCCTGGTGCGGGCCGGGACCAGGGCGCGGCCGCACCCCCCACCCACACCAGCGCGGGGGCCGGGCCGCGGGAACGCCCTCCCGGAATGAAGCGCTTCCCGGTGCCTTCAAG